ACAATAGAACAATAATCTGTATTTAACACATGCATCGATCGTTTATGAGGGAGAAAAAGAGCATAGGGATTGTCAAGAAAACTTCTATAACATGATTGGATACTTGTATACTTTTACATGCCAGAATCTCCTTGCGACAGTGTTATTAATTATGATGTCAAAATCCCTATGCACATCACTTACTTTCAAACTCTTTAATTCAATTTTGTATCGTGTAAGagttgttaaatcatcatttaattCAATTTGCAGAAAATGAtaagtttaatcatttaatcaatactttaacaggATTGACTATTATGAAGCTTCTTCCAGAGTTGGCGAGTTATTCAATGGTCACATCCAACTTGTTGAACTTTACAATGGTCTCAACAAGGAATTCATCTTAAACTATTATCATGCCAAACTCTGGGTACGAGATAGAAgcagtaaattaattaaacgCATGCATCCATATTCACTTCTCATGCTTCTAATGAattcaattcatatatatatatatatataattgcagGATCGTTTTGCCATCAACGATAATCAGCgttatttgaacttttttgaAATTCTCCGAGGCTATCGTAGTGGGCAGAAGAGCATGCAGAAAATGGTAGAAGAGGTATACCTTAATTACCTCTTCCATCTTCATGCATTCATTATTTATCTTGTTCCATCTTCCTTAATTTTCTCtcataatatttgattaatttgttattgcaGCTAGCCATAAATTTTGCTGGTCATATGGATTTATTCTTGGAGTTCTGTGCATTCTTACCGCGTGACTAGCTTTAATTTTGGTGATTGAGAAAAGGCCATCATCATGGAAAGTTCAAA
This genomic interval from Corylus avellana chromosome ca3, CavTom2PMs-1.0 contains the following:
- the LOC132176440 gene encoding paired amphipathic helix protein Sin3-like 1 isoform X1 gives rise to the protein MVITIHISPSLLREVSDFVKLVREYNNGALYDPFNQIIQDYDQQRIDYYEASSRVGELFNGHIQLVELYNGLNKEFILNYYHAKLWDRFAINDNQRYLNFFEILRGYRSGQKSMQKMVEELAINFAGHMDLFLEFCAFLPRD
- the LOC132176440 gene encoding uncharacterized protein LOC132176440 isoform X2, with the protein product MVITIHISPSLLREVSDFVKLVREYNNGALYDPFNQIIQDYDQQRIDYYEASSRVGELFNGHIQLVELYNGLNKEFILNYYHAKLWDRFAINDNQRYLNFFEILRGYRSGQKSMQKMVEEP